ACGGCCTCCTTCCCGGAAGCGACGGCTCGGGTGACTTGCGGTTGCACGTCCTGACTGCAGGAACGGTCATCTCCGTTATCCTGGCCGCTGCGGTGGTCCCCTTGCTCTTGAGGCCTTCAGTGGGGACCGCAGCGCGCCATCCTCTGGTGATTGCGCTTTTCGCGGTCTCCGGCCTGACCTGGCTCGTGGCACTGGTTGCTCCGTTCGCCGGGTGGGCGTGGGGCTTCATGCTGGCGATCGCCGGAGGAATCCTCAGCTGCCTGGTCAGGCGTTGGTGGACCGCGGCCGTGATCCTCGGAACCCTCTGCTTCCTGGCCTTCGGAGGAACAGCTGCCGGAGGACTGGCAGAGGCATGGCCCCTCACCGCAAGCGGGCTCGCCGCGGGCGCTACCAAGACGTCGGCCGCCGGAACCGATCTGGTGATCGTCTCCACGCTCCTTTTCATCACATTTACGCCGCTCAGCACCATCTGGGTGTTGCGCGTGGTCCTACGTTTGGAAGAAGCCCGCCGCACGGCCTCTGAACTCGCCGTGGCCACCGAACGGCTCCGGTTCGCCACGGACTTGCATGATATCCAGGGCCACCACCTGCAGGTCATCGCATTAAAAAGTGAGTTGGCAGAACGTAGGCTGCTGGCCGATGACTCTGCCCTCGCAGCACAGGAACTCGCGGGGATTCGCCAAATCGCGCAGACCGCTTTGGAAGACACACGCGCAGTGGTCAACGACTACCGCACTGTCACTGTGGCCGTCGAAGCCCGAAACGCGGCCGCGGTACTCCGCTCTGCGGGCATCACGTGCGAGGCACGCATTGACGCGCCTGACCTTCCCGCCTCGGTTGGGGCGGTCTTCGCCGTGGCCATACGCGAAGCAGCCACCAACATTCTCCGTCACAGCAAAGCCACCACTGCGACCTTGGACCTGATCCAGTCCGGGTCGTCCGAGTTCCGCCTGATAGTAGAGAACAATGGTTCGGGCGTGCTCAGGACGGGAGGAACCGGCCTCCCAGGAATTGCCGAACGGGTGGCAACGTGGGACGGGACCGTGGAGACCCGGCGCAACAATGACACCTTCACCTTGATTGTCCGGATTCCCGTGCCGGCCGCCCAGCACCGGGCCGGAGTGATGCAGTGATCAGGACAATCATCGCCGACGACGAAGAACTGATCCGGGGCGCCCTGGCTGCACTTCTGTCACTCGAACCGGACATCGAAGTGGTGGCTGATGTCAGCAATGGGGTGGCGGCCGTTTCCACCGCCCAGGTGCACGGCCCCGACGTCGTGCTCCTTGATCTGGAGATGCCGGAACTGGACGGGATTGAAGCAGCACGGGAAATCCATTCCGCCGGGTCGGGCCGGGCCATCATTGTGACCCGGCATGCGCGTCCGGGCACCCTGAAACGGGCTCTGGCCGCGAACGTGAGTGGCTTTGTCCCCAAATCCACGCCGGCATCCAAGCTGGCCACCATCATTCGATCGGTGGCCGACGGCGAACGATACATAGATGTACATCTGGCTGCGGCGGCGCTCACCGAACCGGAAAGTCCCCTGACGGCCCGCGAAACCGATGTGCTTCGCCTGACCCATCAAGGCCTAGCAACCAAACAGATCGCGAAA
This Paenarthrobacter sp. GOM3 DNA region includes the following protein-coding sequences:
- a CDS encoding sensor histidine kinase, with translation MSNGRSRTSQTATDLRWMRGSSAVTLWTFVLIGGFLQVFLGSDGLLPGSDGSGDLRLHVLTAGTVISVILAAAVVPLLLRPSVGTAARHPLVIALFAVSGLTWLVALVAPFAGWAWGFMLAIAGGILSCLVRRWWTAAVILGTLCFLAFGGTAAGGLAEAWPLTASGLAAGATKTSAAGTDLVIVSTLLFITFTPLSTIWVLRVVLRLEEARRTASELAVATERLRFATDLHDIQGHHLQVIALKSELAERRLLADDSALAAQELAGIRQIAQTALEDTRAVVNDYRTVTVAVEARNAAAVLRSAGITCEARIDAPDLPASVGAVFAVAIREAATNILRHSKATTATLDLIQSGSSEFRLIVENNGSGVLRTGGTGLPGIAERVATWDGTVETRRNNDTFTLIVRIPVPAAQHRAGVMQ
- a CDS encoding response regulator transcription factor; the encoded protein is MIRTIIADDEELIRGALAALLSLEPDIEVVADVSNGVAAVSTAQVHGPDVVLLDLEMPELDGIEAAREIHSAGSGRAIIVTRHARPGTLKRALAANVSGFVPKSTPASKLATIIRSVADGERYIDVHLAAAALTEPESPLTARETDVLRLTHQGLATKQIAKGLGLAHGTVRNHLSSAMAKLHAATRTEAAVTAHRSGWI